In the genome of Vicia villosa cultivar HV-30 ecotype Madison, WI linkage group LG7, Vvil1.0, whole genome shotgun sequence, one region contains:
- the LOC131616354 gene encoding pentatricopeptide repeat-containing protein At3g04760, chloroplastic-like isoform X1 encodes MNLKLQQLQQQQQPTTSSSLSMTTFSTEFLSHTLNFRNHPNRTSRHSNPNSIVTSSTPLLNEGNTNNNRRTPINREQFRVNETRPKLVQNCAFRDTNSIKALNKSCKSGKHDESLYLLQRMVNRGYKPDVILCTKLIKGLFNSKKIEKAIQVMEILEKHGEPDVFAYNAVLNGFCKADRVDAANKVLDKMKKRGFFPNVVAYNILIGNLCGKGKLDLALRVMDQLLKDNCRPDVVTYNNLIEATIIEGGIDEAMKLLDEMLSRGLRPNASTYNVVVNGMCREGLLDRTFEYLDKMISDGRLPDISCYDSILASLCKNGHVGEALHIFKKLSEVGCPPDASSYNTLFGALWSSGNEIRALWMILEMLSKGIDPNEITYNSLISRLCKDGLVDQAIELLVDMMESRKFQPTVISYNAVIRGLCKVQRVIDAIEVLAAMNQRGCLPNETTYTLLIRGIGIGGWRNDAMELANSLVNMDAISQDSFKRLNKTFLANDAHNELAISE; translated from the coding sequence ATGAATCTCAAACTACAACaactgcaacaacaacaacaaccgacAACATCATCGTCACTATCAATGACAACATTTTCAACTGAATTCTTGTCACACACTCTCAATTTCAGAAACCACCCAAACCGCACCTCTCGCCACTCAAATCCAAACTCTATCGTCACTTCCTCAACCCCACTTCTAAACGAAGGCAACACTAATAATAATCGAAGAACACCAATCAACCGAGAACAATTCAGGGTCAATGAAACAAGGCCAAAACTTGTTCAAAATTGCGCCTTTCGAGACACCAATTCCATCAAAGCTCTCAACAAGTCATGCAAATCAGGTAAACACGATGAGTCTCTCTACTTACTTCAGCGAATGGTTAATAGGGGTTATAAACCTGATGTTATTCTTTGCACAAAATTGATTAAGGGTTTATTCAATTCTAAGAAAATCGAGAAAGCTATTCAAGTTATGGAGATTTTGGAAAAACACGGTGAGCCTGATGTTTTCGCTTATAATGCTGTTCTAAATGGGTTTTGTAAAGCTGATAGAGTTGATGCTGCTAATAAGGTGCTTGATAAAATGAAAAAGAGAGGTTTTTTTCCTAATGTTGTTGCTTATAATATTCTTATTGGGAATCTTTGTGGGAAGGGTAAACTTGATTTGGCTTTAAGAGTTATGGATCAGTTGTTGAAAGATAATTGTAGGCCAGATGTTGTAACTTATAATAATCTGATTGAAGCAACTATTATCGAAGGTGGTATCGACGAAGCTATGAAGCTTTTGGATGAGATGTTGTCGAGAGGGCTTCGACCTAATGCGAGTACTTACAATGTTGTTGTTAATGGTATGTGTAGAGAAGGGTTGTTGGATAGAACTTTTGAGTATTTGGATAAAATGATATCAGATGGTCGTTTGCCTGATATTAGTTGCTATGACTCGATCTTGGCTTCTCTGTGTAAGAATGGACATGTTGGTGAAGCTTTGCACATCTTTAAGAAGCTCAGTGAAGTGGGCTGTCCTCCAGATGCAAGTTCTTATAATACATTGTTTGGTGCATTGTGGAGCAGTGGCAATGAAATTAGAGCGTTATGGATGATTCTAGAGATGTTAAGCAAAGGCATTGATCCTAATGAGATCACCTATAATTCACTTATTTCTCGCTTGTGCAAAGATGGATTGGTGGATCAGGCAATTGAGTTGCTGGTTGACATGATGGAGAGTCGCAAGTTTCAGCCTACTGTTATTAGTTACAATGCTGTTATTCGTGGATTGTGCAAGGTGCAAAGAGTCATAGATGCTATTGAGGTGCTTGCTGCTATGAATCAGAGAGGATGCTTGCCAAATGAAACAACCTACACATTGTTGATTCGAGGGATTGGTATTGGAGGATGGCGAAATGACGCTATGGAGTTGGCTAACTCACTTGTTAACATGGATGCTATTTCGCAAGATTCATTCAAACGTTTGAATAAAACGTTTCTTGCGAATGATGCGCACAACGAGCTCGCAATATCAGAATGA
- the LOC131616354 gene encoding pentatricopeptide repeat-containing protein At3g04760, chloroplastic-like isoform X2 produces MKQGQNLFKIAPFETPIPSKLSTSHANQGLFNSKKIEKAIQVMEILEKHGEPDVFAYNAVLNGFCKADRVDAANKVLDKMKKRGFFPNVVAYNILIGNLCGKGKLDLALRVMDQLLKDNCRPDVVTYNNLIEATIIEGGIDEAMKLLDEMLSRGLRPNASTYNVVVNGMCREGLLDRTFEYLDKMISDGRLPDISCYDSILASLCKNGHVGEALHIFKKLSEVGCPPDASSYNTLFGALWSSGNEIRALWMILEMLSKGIDPNEITYNSLISRLCKDGLVDQAIELLVDMMESRKFQPTVISYNAVIRGLCKVQRVIDAIEVLAAMNQRGCLPNETTYTLLIRGIGIGGWRNDAMELANSLVNMDAISQDSFKRLNKTFLANDAHNELAISE; encoded by the exons ATGAAACAAGGCCAAAACTTGTTCAAAATTGCGCCTTTCGAGACACCAATTCCATCAAAGCTCTCAACAAGTCATGCAAATCAG GGTTTATTCAATTCTAAGAAAATCGAGAAAGCTATTCAAGTTATGGAGATTTTGGAAAAACACGGTGAGCCTGATGTTTTCGCTTATAATGCTGTTCTAAATGGGTTTTGTAAAGCTGATAGAGTTGATGCTGCTAATAAGGTGCTTGATAAAATGAAAAAGAGAGGTTTTTTTCCTAATGTTGTTGCTTATAATATTCTTATTGGGAATCTTTGTGGGAAGGGTAAACTTGATTTGGCTTTAAGAGTTATGGATCAGTTGTTGAAAGATAATTGTAGGCCAGATGTTGTAACTTATAATAATCTGATTGAAGCAACTATTATCGAAGGTGGTATCGACGAAGCTATGAAGCTTTTGGATGAGATGTTGTCGAGAGGGCTTCGACCTAATGCGAGTACTTACAATGTTGTTGTTAATGGTATGTGTAGAGAAGGGTTGTTGGATAGAACTTTTGAGTATTTGGATAAAATGATATCAGATGGTCGTTTGCCTGATATTAGTTGCTATGACTCGATCTTGGCTTCTCTGTGTAAGAATGGACATGTTGGTGAAGCTTTGCACATCTTTAAGAAGCTCAGTGAAGTGGGCTGTCCTCCAGATGCAAGTTCTTATAATACATTGTTTGGTGCATTGTGGAGCAGTGGCAATGAAATTAGAGCGTTATGGATGATTCTAGAGATGTTAAGCAAAGGCATTGATCCTAATGAGATCACCTATAATTCACTTATTTCTCGCTTGTGCAAAGATGGATTGGTGGATCAGGCAATTGAGTTGCTGGTTGACATGATGGAGAGTCGCAAGTTTCAGCCTACTGTTATTAGTTACAATGCTGTTATTCGTGGATTGTGCAAGGTGCAAAGAGTCATAGATGCTATTGAGGTGCTTGCTGCTATGAATCAGAGAGGATGCTTGCCAAATGAAACAACCTACACATTGTTGATTCGAGGGATTGGTATTGGAGGATGGCGAAATGACGCTATGGAGTTGGCTAACTCACTTGTTAACATGGATGCTATTTCGCAAGATTCATTCAAACGTTTGAATAAAACGTTTCTTGCGAATGATGCGCACAACGAGCTCGCAATATCAGAATGA
- the LOC131616356 gene encoding uncharacterized protein LOC131616356, whose amino-acid sequence MASSENQESPNERLDNKLLLHSSPSSSNDGWKNRILIPTLLAGVAGAGTGLISKHRKSLGLANVSASYATNFAIITGCYCGAREFAIATRKTGPEDLWSSGIAGFGSGALLGRFYGGQFGAIRYSVIFAVVGTTADYTILKLKDVWRDYSKTIYENIENAKKNENLLRLPEWFPIKILDEEALAAKRAQEEQFLAQRERIRSLRDGEDS is encoded by the exons ATGGCTTCTTCGGAGAATCAAGAATCCCCAAATGAAAGACTTGACAACaaacttcttcttcattcttcaccCTCTTCTTCTAACGATGGATGGAAAAATCGAATCCTTATTCCAACCCTACTTGCAG GGGTTGCTGGTGCTGGAACTGGATTGATATCAAAGCATCGAAAAAGTCTTGGTCTTGCTAACGTTTCTGCTAGCTATGCCACTAATTTTGCCATCATCACTGGTTGCTATTGCG GGGCACGTGAATTTGCAATTGCAACTAGGAAAACTGGACCTGAAGATCTATGGAGCTCTGGGATAGCGGGATTTGGATCTGGTGCTCTTCTAGGGCGTTTCTATG GTGGTCAATTTGGAGCAATTCGTTATTCCGTCATTTTTGCTGTTGTGGGGACAACAGCGGATTACACTATTCTGAAATTAAAAGATGTTTGGAGAGATTACagtaaaacaatatatgaaaatattgagaatgcAAAGAAGAATGAAAATTTGTTAAGATTGCCAGAATGGTTTCCAATTAAAATACTCGATGAAGAAGCACTTGCTGCGAAACGAGCGCAGGAAGAACAGTTCCTTGCACAGAGGGAGAGGATTCGTAGCCTAAGGGATGGTGAAGATTCTTGA